The Daucus carota subsp. sativus chromosome 2, DH1 v3.0, whole genome shotgun sequence genome includes a window with the following:
- the LOC108206161 gene encoding uncharacterized protein LOC108206161 isoform X2 yields the protein MFFIDLRGQMEVTKSTKKVKPPPIGDPQRPVASETPGKKRQRFAHKVTASPLEPSMMKSLERAEKSNIQGLPAFCSAKDIPRRKRTKRGDGVKNAINSECRRPCQKRKCKEVPAQSTDSEQTVPCFTRIRGQTRRRGTGNGTDQGKLNSSLLNNYLGNMWQSIPRGKKESSTYMDCLWFTMYHEQSQREKVLRWIVREKIFSKKYVFLPICQWDHWCLLILCHLGSKTTTPCMLLLDSLHGAGPKRLEPLIRKFLLGVYKAEKRPETKKLIDKIPLLVPKVPQQRDDKECGYYVLYYIKLFLMNSPKSISKSKSSGYPYFMKNDWFTTGMIESFRKALSLYDQQTGVMDDICSDDASDEVILVEKH from the exons ATGTTTTTTATAGACTTAAGGGGTCAAATGGAGGTTACAAAATCCACAAAGAAGGTCAAACCGCCGCCGATCGGCGATCCTCAACGCCCCGTTGCCTCTGAAACTCCAG GGAAGAAACGCCAACGGTTTGCGCATAAAGTTACAGCCTCCCCATTAGAGCCTTCAATGATGAAAAGCTTAGAGCGTGCCGAAAAGTCGAACATCCAAGGGCTACCTGCATTTTGCTCTGCTAAAGACATTCCTCGACGAAAGCGAACAAAACGAGGAGATGGTGTTAAAAATGCAATCAACTCTG AATGTCGGCGTCCATGTCAGAAAAGAAAATGTAAAGAAGTGCCTGCTCAATCCACCGATTCTGAACAAACTGTACCGTGTTTTACCCGAATTCGAGGACAGACAAGGAGAAGAGGAACCGGCAATGGCACAGACCAAGGGAAATTAAACAGCAGTTTACTTAATAATTACCTGGG AAATATGTGGCAGAGCATTCCCCGTGGTAAAAAGGAATCATCCACTTATATGGATTGTTTGTGGTTTACAATGTATCATGAACAATCTCAGAGAGAGAAGGTTTTGAGATGGATCGTGAGggagaaaatattttcaaagaaATATGTTTTTCTTCCCATTTGTCAATG GGATCACTGGTGCCTTTTGATCTTGTGTCACTTGGGCTCAAAAACCACAACTCCATGCATGTTACTTTTGGATTCATTGCATGGTGCAGGTCCCAAGCGCCTTGAACCTCTTATCAGAAA GTTCTTGTTAGGCGTCTATAAAGCTGAAAAGAGACCTGAAACTAAAAAGCTGATTGATAAAATTCCTCTTTTGGTACCCAAG GTTCCCCAGCAGAGAGATGACAAGGAATGTGGGTATTATGTTCTTTACTACATTAAATTATTCCTGATGAATTCTCCAAAAAGTATTAGCAAATCCAAATCCAGTGGATATCCTTATTTT ATGAAGAACGACTGGTTTACGACGGGTATGATTGAATCGTTTCGTAAAGCTCTCAGCTTATATGACCAACAGACAGGCGTAATGGATGATATATGTAGTGATGATGCAAGTGATGAAGTTATATTGGTCGAGAAACACTAA
- the LOC108206161 gene encoding uncharacterized protein LOC108206161 isoform X1 has translation MFFIDLRGQMEVTKSTKKVKPPPIGDPQRPVASETPGKKRQRFAHKVTASPLEPSMMKSLERAEKSNIQGLPAFCSAKDIPRRKRTKRGDGVKNAINSERTGLEVLIPSTECRRPCQKRKCKEVPAQSTDSEQTVPCFTRIRGQTRRRGTGNGTDQGKLNSSLLNNYLGNMWQSIPRGKKESSTYMDCLWFTMYHEQSQREKVLRWIVREKIFSKKYVFLPICQWDHWCLLILCHLGSKTTTPCMLLLDSLHGAGPKRLEPLIRKFLLGVYKAEKRPETKKLIDKIPLLVPKVPQQRDDKECGYYVLYYIKLFLMNSPKSISKSKSSGYPYFMKNDWFTTGMIESFRKALSLYDQQTGVMDDICSDDASDEVILVEKH, from the exons ATGTTTTTTATAGACTTAAGGGGTCAAATGGAGGTTACAAAATCCACAAAGAAGGTCAAACCGCCGCCGATCGGCGATCCTCAACGCCCCGTTGCCTCTGAAACTCCAG GGAAGAAACGCCAACGGTTTGCGCATAAAGTTACAGCCTCCCCATTAGAGCCTTCAATGATGAAAAGCTTAGAGCGTGCCGAAAAGTCGAACATCCAAGGGCTACCTGCATTTTGCTCTGCTAAAGACATTCCTCGACGAAAGCGAACAAAACGAGGAGATGGTGTTAAAAATGCAATCAACTCTG aacGGACCGGTCTAGAGGTTTTGATACCTTCTACAGAATGTCGGCGTCCATGTCAGAAAAGAAAATGTAAAGAAGTGCCTGCTCAATCCACCGATTCTGAACAAACTGTACCGTGTTTTACCCGAATTCGAGGACAGACAAGGAGAAGAGGAACCGGCAATGGCACAGACCAAGGGAAATTAAACAGCAGTTTACTTAATAATTACCTGGG AAATATGTGGCAGAGCATTCCCCGTGGTAAAAAGGAATCATCCACTTATATGGATTGTTTGTGGTTTACAATGTATCATGAACAATCTCAGAGAGAGAAGGTTTTGAGATGGATCGTGAGggagaaaatattttcaaagaaATATGTTTTTCTTCCCATTTGTCAATG GGATCACTGGTGCCTTTTGATCTTGTGTCACTTGGGCTCAAAAACCACAACTCCATGCATGTTACTTTTGGATTCATTGCATGGTGCAGGTCCCAAGCGCCTTGAACCTCTTATCAGAAA GTTCTTGTTAGGCGTCTATAAAGCTGAAAAGAGACCTGAAACTAAAAAGCTGATTGATAAAATTCCTCTTTTGGTACCCAAG GTTCCCCAGCAGAGAGATGACAAGGAATGTGGGTATTATGTTCTTTACTACATTAAATTATTCCTGATGAATTCTCCAAAAAGTATTAGCAAATCCAAATCCAGTGGATATCCTTATTTT ATGAAGAACGACTGGTTTACGACGGGTATGATTGAATCGTTTCGTAAAGCTCTCAGCTTATATGACCAACAGACAGGCGTAATGGATGATATATGTAGTGATGATGCAAGTGATGAAGTTATATTGGTCGAGAAACACTAA
- the LOC108206054 gene encoding elongation factor 1-delta has translation MGVTFYNLSSAAGLKKLDEYLLSRSYISGYQASKDDLAVHAALAKPPSSEYVNALRWFHHIEALLRISGVSADGCGVTVSGSAPLVEDALANLSIADKASPAEEDDDDDDVDLFGEETEEEKKASEERAAAVKASGKKKESGKSSVLLDVKPWDDETDMKKLEEAVKSIKMEGLLWGASKLVPVGYGIKKLQIMMTIVDDLVSVDDLVEDYLTAEPANEYIQSCDIVAFNKI, from the exons ATGGGTGTCACGTTTTACAACCTTAGCTCTGCAGCTGGCCTTAAGAAGCTTGATGAGTACCTCCTAAGTCGTAGTTACATCTCTGG GTATCAAGCTTCAAAAGATGACCTTGCTGTTCATGCTGCCCTTGCAAAGCCACCATCCTCTGAATACGTCAATGCTCTACGGTGGTTCCACCACATTGAGGCTCTTTTGAGGATTTC TGGTGTGTCTGCCGATGGATGTGGCGTTACTGTATCAGGGTCTGCCCCTTTGGTCGAAGATGCCTTGGCAAATCTTTCTATTGCTGATAAG GCTTCTCCTGCTGAGGAGGACGATGACGATGACGATGTTGATCTGTTTGGTGAGGAGACTGAAGAGGAAAAGAAGGCCTCTGAAGAACGTGCCGCAGCTGTCAAGGCATCCGGGAAAAAGAAAGAGT CCGGCAAATCATCTGTCTTGTTGGATGTAAAACCATGGGATGATGAAACTGACATGAAGAAGCTTGAAGAAGCTGTTAAAAGTATAAAGATGGAAGGCTTGTTGTGGGGCGCAT CCAAGCTGGTACCTGTTGGATATGGTATAAAGAAACTGCAGATTATGATGACAATTGTGGACGACTTGGTGTCTGTTGACGATCTTGTTGAGGATTATCTTACTGCTGAGCCAGCAAATGAGTACATCCAGAGCTGTGACATTGTTGCATTTAATAAGATTT AA
- the LOC135150553 gene encoding uncharacterized protein LOC135150553 yields the protein MASTNVGSIVVVEVVPHHKERGTSTFVRAFWCLKAMIDGWQYARPVISIDGTFLKGKYNGKLLVAVGVDSNNHQYPICFALVDKETTENWSWFLRLLRRHVCRDRLGVCIISDRATGILAAMNDEASGFTPPMGYHRFCLHHVRSNFSKAFPGKELKMYMWLAGNTPQIRKYDAYMKKIGELSPQGLRWLLGISPALWTICHDTGHARFGQATTNITESFNGNVRVARHLPVTAMIEFMFYKTVRTVNKERNAVLEGIGEGHELCLRTRNKLEKIAAKANTHRVETFNRGTGLFSVKTQRYMVKGCNKGGNTQVVDITQRTCTCGKWACHRLPCSHLIAACNHNHLNWKQWIGPFHYNSTLLKLWEPMIYPLPATGYLGY from the coding sequence ATGGCCAGTACAAATGTCGGAAGTatagttgtggttgaggttgttccaCATCATAAAGAGAGGGGTACATCGACATTTGTTCGTGCATTTTGGTGCCTAAAAGCAATGATTGATGGTTGGCAGTATGCACGGCCAGTTATTTCCATTGATGGTACATTTCTTAAGGGAAAGTATAATGGGAAATTGCTGGTCGCGGTGGGAGTCGACTCTAATAACCACCAATATCCCATATGCTTCGCCCTTGTTGATAAGGAAACAACTGAAAATTGGTCTTGGTTTCTACGTCTTTTACGTAGACATGTATGCCGAGATAGATTGGGGGTTTGTATTATATCTGACCGTGCGACGGGGATCCTTGCTGCAATGAATGACGAAGCGAGTGGTTTTACCCCGCCGATGGGCTATCACAGATTCTGCCTCCATCATGTTAGGAGCAACTTCTCCAAGGCATTCCCGGGAAAGGAGCTTAAAATGTACATGTGGCTAGCCGGCAATACGCCACAGATTAGGAAATATGATGCCTACATGAAGAAGATTGGAGAGCTTTCGCCTCAGGGCTTGAGGTGGTTGCTAGGGATAAGTCCAGCCCTCTGGACTATTTGTCATGACACAGGCCACGCTCGTTTCGGCCAAGCTACCACAAACATCACGGAGAGCTTTAATGGTAACGTGCGCGTGGCTCGGCACCTACCTGTGACCGCAAtgattgaattcatgttttataAAACTGTTAGGACGGTCAATAAGGAGAGGAACGCAGTGCTCGAGGGCATTGGGGAGGGTCATGAACTTTGTCTAAGGACGAGAAATAAGTTGGAGAAGATTGCAGCCAAAGCTAACACACACCGGGTCGAGACATTTAATAGAGGAACCGGTTTGTTCTCCGTAAAGACGCAAAGGTACATGGTAAAAGGGTGCAATAAGGGCGGGAACACGCAGGTGGTTGACATAACTCAGCGTACATGCACTTGCGGGAAATGGGCTTGCCACCGCCTGCCGTGTTCACATTTGATTGCTGCTTGCAACCACAATCACTTAAACTGGAAACAATGGATTGGCCCCTTCCACTACAACTCTACTTTGTTGAAATTGTGGGAGCCAATGATATATCCATTACCAGCAACTGGGTATTTGGGATATTGA